From one Rhodovulum sp. ES.010 genomic stretch:
- a CDS encoding DUF192 domain-containing protein codes for MGKRDNAVLAGLILWLAAAGPVLADCDGDRVDLRGDWGTARFSVEVADDADERAKGLMHRESLPAAAGMLFVYPEPGRVSFWMENTLIPLDMIFLGPRGRVLRVHENARPLDRTPIHGGDGVLAVLEINGGLAGRLGIAQGSELRHPAFGPDAAWPCP; via the coding sequence ATGGGAAAGCGCGATAACGCCGTCCTCGCGGGACTGATCCTGTGGCTCGCGGCGGCCGGACCGGTTCTGGCCGACTGTGACGGGGACCGAGTGGACCTGCGCGGGGACTGGGGGACGGCCCGGTTCTCGGTGGAAGTGGCCGACGACGCCGACGAACGGGCCAAGGGCCTCATGCATCGCGAGTCGCTTCCCGCCGCGGCGGGCATGCTGTTCGTCTATCCCGAGCCGGGGCGTGTCAGTTTCTGGATGGAGAATACGCTGATTCCGCTCGACATGATCTTCCTCGGGCCCCGCGGGCGCGTGCTCAGGGTGCATGAGAACGCGCGGCCGCTCGACCGCACGCCGATCCATGGCGGCGACGGGGTCCTTGCGGTGCTCGAGATCAATGGCGGACTGGCCGGGCGGCTGGGCATCGCCCAGGGCAGCGAACTGCGCCACCCGGCCTTCGGGCCGGACGCGGCGTGGCCCTGTCCGTAA
- a CDS encoding cold-shock protein, with protein sequence MANDNEEALRRVAGRVKWFDPSKGFGFVIADEGGPDILLHANVLRNFGQSSVADGAGVELLVQKTQRGLQATEVLRIDPPEPGDAPVFEDAMRIEPSELAKLPLEPARVKWFDKVKGFGFANVFGRQQDVFVHIEVLRRSGLADLQPGEAIAIRVTEGQRGQLAVMVGPWESAITPSSRD encoded by the coding sequence ATGGCCAACGACAACGAAGAGGCGCTACGCCGTGTCGCGGGACGCGTGAAGTGGTTCGACCCCAGCAAGGGGTTCGGCTTCGTGATCGCGGACGAGGGCGGCCCGGACATCCTGCTCCATGCCAACGTGCTGCGGAATTTCGGCCAGAGTTCGGTGGCCGACGGCGCGGGCGTGGAGCTTCTGGTTCAGAAGACCCAGCGCGGCTTGCAGGCGACCGAAGTGCTGAGGATCGATCCGCCCGAGCCGGGCGATGCGCCGGTCTTCGAGGATGCGATGCGCATCGAGCCTTCGGAACTGGCCAAGCTGCCTCTCGAACCCGCTCGGGTGAAATGGTTCGACAAGGTCAAGGGGTTCGGCTTCGCCAACGTTTTCGGGCGGCAGCAGGATGTCTTCGTTCATATCGAGGTGCTGCGCCGGTCGGGCCTCGCCGACCTGCAACCCGGCGAGGCGATCGCGATACGCGTGACCGAGGGCCAGCGCGGGCAATTGGCAGTGATGGTAGGACCATGGGAAAGCGCGATAACGCCGTCCTCGCGGGACTGA
- the pdxH gene encoding pyridoxamine 5'-phosphate oxidase — MSDRAGIFAGDDPFRIAQAWLTEAEKAEPADPNAIALATVDADGLPNVRMVLLKEIEPDAFVFYTNYDSAKGAEISATGKAAFVLHWKSLGRQVRVRGMTEREEGAKADAYFASRALKSRLGAWASRQSRPLPSRAALMGEVGRVAAKKGTAPARPPFWGGIRIRPLEIEFWADGQFRLHDRFQWRRETLESDWGVTRLYP, encoded by the coding sequence ATGTCCGACAGAGCAGGTATTTTCGCCGGCGACGACCCGTTCCGGATCGCACAGGCATGGCTGACCGAGGCGGAGAAGGCCGAACCGGCCGATCCCAACGCCATCGCGCTGGCCACCGTCGATGCAGACGGGCTGCCCAACGTACGCATGGTGTTGCTCAAGGAGATCGAGCCCGATGCGTTCGTCTTCTACACCAACTACGACAGCGCCAAGGGGGCCGAGATTTCCGCAACGGGCAAGGCCGCTTTCGTGTTACACTGGAAATCGTTGGGGCGTCAGGTGCGGGTGCGCGGTATGACGGAGCGCGAAGAGGGAGCGAAGGCCGATGCCTATTTCGCATCGCGCGCGCTGAAGAGTCGGCTGGGCGCGTGGGCCTCGCGGCAGTCGCGTCCCTTGCCCTCGCGGGCGGCCCTGATGGGCGAGGTGGGACGGGTCGCGGCGAAGAAGGGAACCGCCCCGGCGCGGCCGCCCTTCTGGGGCGGAATCCGCATTCGTCCGCTGGAAATCGAGTTTTGGGCCGATGGCCAGTTCCGGCTGCATGACCGGTTCCAGTGGCGACGGGAGACGCTTGAGTCGGATTGGGGCGTGACGCGACTATATCCCTGA
- the fabI gene encoding enoyl-ACP reductase FabI gives MSTKLMEGKRGLIMGLANDKSIAWGIAQQCAEHGAELAFSYQGDALKKRVGPLAESLGSDFVLECDVAEEGSLDALFDGLARRWDRLDFIVHAIGFSDKEQLRGRYVDTTRDNFATTMDISVYSFTAVVQRAAKMMTEGGSALTLTYYGAERVMPHYNVMGVAKAALEASVRYMAEDLGKERIRVNAISAGPIKTLAASGIGDFRYIMKWNELNSPLRRNVSQEEVGKSALYLLSDLGSGVTGEVHHVDAGYHVVGMKAVDAPDIDAVTGRK, from the coding sequence ATGTCAACGAAACTGATGGAAGGCAAGCGCGGGCTTATCATGGGGCTTGCCAACGACAAGTCCATCGCCTGGGGCATCGCGCAACAATGCGCGGAACACGGGGCGGAGCTGGCGTTTTCCTACCAGGGCGACGCGCTGAAAAAACGGGTGGGGCCGCTGGCCGAAAGTCTCGGCAGCGACTTCGTGCTGGAATGCGACGTCGCCGAAGAGGGCTCGCTTGACGCGCTCTTCGACGGGTTGGCCCGACGCTGGGACCGGCTGGACTTCATCGTCCATGCCATCGGCTTTTCCGACAAGGAACAGCTGCGCGGTCGCTATGTCGACACGACGCGCGACAATTTCGCGACGACGATGGACATCTCGGTCTACTCCTTCACCGCGGTCGTCCAGCGGGCGGCCAAGATGATGACAGAGGGCGGCTCGGCGCTGACGCTGACCTATTACGGGGCCGAGCGCGTGATGCCGCATTATAACGTCATGGGCGTGGCCAAGGCCGCGCTCGAGGCGTCCGTGCGCTACATGGCCGAGGATCTGGGCAAGGAGCGTATCCGCGTCAACGCGATCTCGGCCGGCCCGATCAAGACGCTGGCCGCCTCGGGCATCGGCGATTTCCGCTACATCATGAAGTGGAACGAGCTGAACTCACCGCTCCGCCGCAACGTGAGCCAAGAGGAGGTCGGCAAGTCGGCGCTCTATCTGTTGTCAGACCTCGGCAGCGGGGTGACCGGCGAGGTGCACCATGTCGATGCGGGCTATCACGTGGTTGGCATGAAGGCGGTGGACGCCCCCGATATCGACGCGGTGACCGGCCGAAAGTGA
- a CDS encoding LysE family translocator produces the protein MEPAHLIAFNLTLLAAMAAPGPALLYALRQAIAGGFATGVATGAGLGFMAAAWTSAALLGLDAVFRVFPWAYAVLKVVGAGYLLYIAWGMWRDARKPVADSAHPGRRAFLGGVLVNLANPKSMLFAASVLVVIFPPDMGAAAKALVVANHFAVEVIVYALFAALLSGRGARMGYLRAKPVLDRIAAAVLGALGLRLLLGR, from the coding sequence ATGGAGCCCGCCCACCTGATCGCCTTCAATCTGACGCTGCTGGCGGCGATGGCGGCGCCGGGTCCGGCGCTGCTTTACGCGCTGCGGCAGGCGATCGCGGGCGGATTTGCCACCGGCGTGGCGACCGGCGCGGGGCTGGGGTTCATGGCGGCGGCTTGGACGAGCGCGGCGCTTTTGGGGCTGGATGCGGTGTTCCGCGTGTTTCCCTGGGCCTATGCCGTACTGAAAGTTGTGGGCGCGGGCTATCTGCTTTACATCGCTTGGGGCATGTGGCGCGATGCGCGCAAGCCTGTCGCCGACAGCGCCCATCCGGGCCGCCGGGCCTTCCTCGGCGGCGTGCTGGTGAACCTCGCCAACCCGAAATCGATGCTCTTCGCCGCCTCGGTGCTGGTGGTGATCTTCCCGCCCGACATGGGCGCGGCCGCCAAGGCGCTGGTCGTGGCAAACCATTTCGCGGTCGAGGTGATCGTTTACGCCCTCTTCGCGGCGCTCCTGTCGGGGCGCGGCGCGCGGATGGGCTACCTGCGGGCCAAGCCGGTGCTCGACCGGATCGCCGCCGCGGTGCTTGGCGCGCTGGGGCTGCGCCTGCTGCTGGGCCGCTGA
- a CDS encoding LysE family translocator, with product MTLAAFLSVCLIHLMAAMSPGPSFVVSVRTAASEGFSTAAALALGFGLGAALWATAAMAGLALLFELVPALFVAMKLAGAAFLVFIAVMMWRHAREPLPELGSLHPRSTRAAIRFGFLTFATNPKTAIFFGAVFVGLVPTDAPLAVRAALIAVIFFNETLWYLSVARVFSFPKARAVYARMKTALDRLFGTLIAGFGARIAFS from the coding sequence ATGACGCTTGCCGCCTTCCTCTCAGTCTGCCTGATCCACCTGATGGCCGCGATGAGCCCGGGCCCCTCCTTCGTGGTCAGCGTGCGCACCGCCGCGTCCGAAGGGTTCAGCACGGCCGCGGCGCTCGCACTAGGCTTCGGGCTGGGTGCGGCACTCTGGGCGACAGCGGCGATGGCCGGGCTTGCCCTGCTCTTCGAACTCGTGCCCGCCCTTTTCGTCGCGATGAAGCTCGCCGGTGCCGCCTTCCTGGTCTTTATCGCGGTGATGATGTGGCGCCACGCGCGCGAGCCGCTGCCGGAGCTTGGCAGCCTGCACCCGCGCAGCACGCGCGCTGCGATCCGGTTCGGCTTCCTCACCTTCGCGACCAACCCCAAGACCGCGATCTTCTTCGGCGCCGTCTTCGTCGGGCTGGTGCCGACCGATGCGCCGCTGGCCGTCCGCGCCGCGCTCATCGCGGTGATCTTCTTCAACGAAACGCTCTGGTATCTCTCCGTCGCCCGCGTGTTCTCCTTCCCCAAGGCGCGTGCGGTCTATGCAAGGATGAAGACCGCGCTCGACCGGCTCTTCGGCACGCTCATCGCAGGGTTCGGCGCCAGGATTGCGTTCAGCTAG
- the gpt gene encoding xanthine phosphoribosyltransferase, whose translation MKDRLPHEKGFHVSWDQLHRDARALAWRIDGQGPNEGRWRAVVAITRGGMAPAMIVSRELDIRMVDTISVKSYNHQTQAAPRIIKTPDMEVVGDGTGVLIVDDLVDTGRTLEVVKALMPKAHVATVYAKPKGKPMVDTYITEVSQDTWIFFPWDMALQYVEPYRGA comes from the coding sequence ATGAAAGACCGTTTGCCCCACGAGAAAGGCTTTCACGTCAGCTGGGACCAGTTGCACCGCGACGCCCGCGCGCTTGCGTGGCGGATCGACGGGCAAGGGCCCAACGAAGGCCGATGGCGCGCGGTGGTGGCGATCACGCGGGGCGGCATGGCGCCGGCGATGATCGTCTCGCGCGAACTCGACATCCGCATGGTCGACACGATCAGCGTGAAATCCTACAATCACCAGACCCAGGCCGCGCCCAGGATCATCAAGACCCCCGACATGGAGGTGGTGGGCGACGGCACCGGCGTGCTGATCGTCGACGACTTGGTGGACACCGGCCGCACGCTGGAGGTTGTGAAGGCGCTGATGCCCAAGGCGCATGTCGCGACGGTCTATGCAAAGCCCAAGGGCAAGCCGATGGTCGACACCTACATCACCGAGGTCAGCCAGGACACCTGGATCTTCTTCCCCTGGGACATGGCGCTGCAATATGTCGAACCCTATCGCGGCGCCTGA
- a CDS encoding aminotransferase produces the protein MIRPLNPRMAATVPPPVMAARRWLDGITFPEDRPLINVSQAAPMDAPPEGLRAAIAEAALTETAAHLYGPVLGLPELREELAAQWSAGYGGEIAPGQVAITQGCNQAFCAAIATLAADGDEVILPTPWYFNHKMWLDMAGIRAVPLATGDSLIPEVQRAGRLITDRTRAIVLVTPNNPAGVEYPAEVLAAFTALCRRHGIALILDETYRDYHSGKGAPHALFKDPDWADTLIHLYSFSKAYRLTGHRVGAIFAHQDRLAEVEKFLDTVAICPNQLGQRAALWGMRNLGDWLAGERQEILARRAAIEAGFPALEGWHLLGAGAYFAYAAHPWPVASDDLARRLVEEAGVLLLPGTMFHPEGDTGARKQLRIAFANIDAGGIARLFERLSAFRA, from the coding sequence ATGATACGCCCGCTCAACCCGCGCATGGCTGCCACCGTCCCGCCGCCAGTGATGGCGGCACGGCGCTGGCTCGACGGCATCACCTTCCCCGAGGACCGGCCGCTGATCAATGTCAGCCAAGCCGCTCCGATGGACGCCCCGCCCGAGGGGCTGCGCGCGGCCATCGCCGAGGCCGCGCTGACCGAAACCGCCGCCCATCTCTACGGCCCCGTCCTCGGCCTGCCGGAGTTGCGCGAGGAACTGGCCGCGCAATGGTCCGCCGGCTATGGCGGAGAGATAGCGCCCGGTCAGGTCGCCATCACCCAGGGCTGCAACCAGGCGTTCTGCGCGGCGATCGCGACGCTCGCCGCGGACGGCGATGAAGTGATCCTGCCCACGCCCTGGTATTTCAACCACAAGATGTGGCTCGACATGGCCGGCATCCGCGCCGTGCCGCTGGCCACCGGCGACAGCCTGATCCCAGAGGTGCAGCGTGCGGGCCGTCTCATCACCGACCGCACGCGGGCCATCGTGCTGGTCACGCCGAACAATCCCGCCGGCGTCGAATACCCCGCCGAGGTGCTGGCAGCGTTCACGGCGCTGTGCCGCCGCCACGGGATCGCGCTGATCCTCGACGAGACCTATCGCGACTACCATTCGGGCAAGGGTGCGCCGCACGCCCTGTTCAAAGACCCCGACTGGGCCGACACGCTGATCCATCTCTATTCCTTCTCCAAGGCCTACCGTCTGACCGGGCATCGCGTCGGCGCGATCTTCGCGCACCAGGACCGGCTCGCCGAGGTCGAGAAATTCCTCGACACGGTGGCGATCTGCCCGAACCAGCTCGGCCAGCGCGCCGCGCTCTGGGGGATGCGCAACCTGGGCGACTGGCTGGCCGGGGAGCGGCAGGAAATCCTTGCCCGCCGCGCCGCGATCGAGGCGGGATTCCCCGCGCTTGAGGGGTGGCACCTCTTGGGCGCAGGCGCTTATTTCGCCTATGCCGCCCATCCCTGGCCGGTGGCGTCGGACGACCTTGCGCGGCGGCTGGTCGAAGAGGCTGGGGTGCTGCTGCTGCCCGGCACGATGTTCCACCCCGAAGGCGACACCGGGGCGCGCAAGCAGCTGCGTATCGCCTTCGCCAATATCGACGCAGGCGGCATCGCGCGTCTCTTCGAGCGGCTGTCCGCCTTCCGCGCCTGA
- a CDS encoding SurA N-terminal domain-containing protein, with protein sequence MSKSVGKQASKVAVWVLMGLLILGLGGFGISNFGGSIDAIGEVGDEEISVDAYARALRQELNAQQAATGDAVTFAEAQAAGLVERVRARVIADAALDNEMKRLGISVGDDEVAREVLSVPAFQGPDGEFDRETYRFVLEQNGLTESTFEAQVRADAARSLLQAGVVAGIGPPETYAATLYGFLAERRSASLIRLTAADLDAPMPDPTDAQIAEHYKANPDAYTAPRTRRITYAWLTPDMMLDRIEPDDQMLRELYEQRIDEFVQSERRLVERLVFETEDDAAETMEAIIAGETGFDDAVDARGLTLADVDMGDVTQVDIGGDAGAAVFALTEPGVTGPHLSDLGPAIFRVNAILPAQETSYEEARETLADQAARDRAIRLISERITDFDDRLAAGATLEDLAAETEMELGQIGYTAESASGIAAYAGFREAAEILAEGDFPELLELEEGGVFALRLDEEVPPKLRPLEEVRSQVAEDWRATQTRARLTERAEALQDLLKEGVAMDGLGLPVEHEEALSRGGLTPAPLSEALFALEDAGRTAVVAVGESAWLIRLDAILPPDETEPGAAFLRESLAAQAGQGIAQDLYLYFAEALVNSAGLSLEQAALNAVHAQFR encoded by the coding sequence ATGTCCAAATCCGTCGGCAAGCAGGCCTCGAAGGTCGCCGTCTGGGTGCTGATGGGTCTGCTGATCCTCGGGCTCGGCGGCTTCGGCATCTCCAATTTCGGCGGCTCCATCGACGCCATCGGCGAGGTCGGGGACGAGGAGATTTCCGTCGACGCCTATGCCCGCGCATTGCGCCAGGAACTGAACGCCCAGCAGGCCGCCACGGGCGACGCGGTCACCTTTGCCGAGGCGCAGGCGGCCGGCCTGGTCGAGCGCGTGCGCGCGCGCGTGATCGCCGATGCCGCCCTCGATAACGAGATGAAGAGGCTTGGCATTTCGGTGGGCGACGACGAGGTCGCCCGGGAGGTCCTGTCGGTGCCGGCTTTCCAGGGCCCCGATGGGGAGTTCGACCGCGAGACCTATCGCTTCGTGCTGGAACAGAACGGTCTGACGGAATCCACGTTCGAGGCGCAGGTTCGCGCGGACGCCGCCCGCTCGCTGTTGCAGGCGGGCGTGGTCGCGGGGATCGGCCCGCCCGAGACCTATGCCGCGACGCTTTACGGCTTCCTCGCCGAACGGCGCAGCGCGAGCCTCATCCGCCTGACAGCGGCCGATCTCGACGCGCCGATGCCCGACCCGACCGACGCCCAGATCGCCGAGCATTACAAGGCCAATCCCGATGCCTACACCGCACCGCGGACCCGCAGGATCACCTATGCCTGGCTCACGCCGGACATGATGCTCGACCGGATCGAGCCCGACGACCAGATGCTGCGCGAACTTTACGAGCAGCGGATCGACGAGTTCGTCCAGTCCGAGCGGCGCCTGGTGGAGCGCCTCGTCTTCGAAACCGAGGATGATGCGGCAGAAACGATGGAGGCGATCATTGCGGGCGAGACCGGGTTCGACGACGCCGTCGACGCGCGCGGCCTAACGCTGGCCGACGTGGACATGGGGGATGTCACACAAGTTGATATCGGCGGCGACGCCGGCGCGGCGGTGTTCGCACTCACCGAGCCGGGCGTGACGGGGCCGCACCTCTCCGATCTCGGACCCGCGATCTTTCGCGTAAACGCTATCCTGCCAGCGCAGGAAACCTCTTACGAGGAGGCGCGCGAGACGCTGGCCGACCAGGCCGCGCGCGACCGGGCGATCCGCCTGATCTCCGAGCGCATCACCGATTTCGACGACCGTCTGGCCGCTGGCGCCACGCTTGAGGACCTCGCCGCCGAAACCGAGATGGAGCTCGGTCAGATCGGCTACACGGCCGAGAGCGCGTCGGGCATCGCCGCGTATGCCGGGTTCCGCGAGGCGGCGGAAATTCTGGCCGAGGGCGATTTTCCCGAGCTTCTGGAACTCGAGGAAGGCGGGGTCTTCGCGCTGCGCCTCGACGAGGAGGTGCCGCCCAAGCTGCGCCCGCTGGAAGAGGTACGCAGCCAGGTTGCCGAAGACTGGCGCGCCACCCAGACGCGCGCGCGGCTGACCGAACGGGCCGAGGCGCTGCAGGACCTGCTGAAGGAAGGCGTCGCGATGGACGGGCTTGGCCTGCCCGTCGAGCACGAGGAGGCGCTGTCGCGCGGCGGCCTGACCCCGGCGCCGCTTTCCGAGGCGCTGTTCGCGCTGGAGGACGCGGGCAGAACCGCGGTGGTGGCCGTGGGGGAAAGCGCTTGGCTCATCCGGCTCGACGCGATCCTGCCGCCCGACGAGACCGAACCGGGCGCGGCTTTCCTGCGCGAAAGCCTCGCAGCCCAGGCCGGCCAGGGGATCGCGCAGGACCTCTACCTGTATTTCGCCGAGGCTCTGGTGAACAGCGCCGGCCTTTCGCTCGAACAGGCGGCGCTCAACGCCGTTCACGCGCAGTTCCGGTAA
- the trpE gene encoding anthranilate synthase component I, whose translation MAKLIPDFAGFQAGYDAGKPQIVYARLAADLDTPVSLMLKLAGARRDSFMLESVTGGEVRGRYSVVGLKPDLVWQCRGDGSRINRNARFDADAWEEMPGHPLDTLRQVLAESAIDMPDDLPPIAAGLFGYLGYDMIRLVERLPNVNPDPLALPDAMMLRPSVVAVLDGVKGEVTIVSPARPESGVSAKAAYAQAAERVMDALRDLDRAVPAETRDFGEAAEVGEPVSNFTKAAYMAAVEKAKDYIRAGDIFQVVPAQRWAQGFPLPPFALYRSLRRTNPSPFMFFFNFGGFQVVGASPEILVRLRGGEVTIRPIAGTRPRGPTPEEDRALEADLLADQKERAEHLMLLDLGRNDVGRVAKIGTVRPTEEFIIERYSHVMHIVSNVVGEISDDHDALSALLAGLPAGTVSGAPKVRAMEIIDELEPEKRGVYGGGVGYFAAGGDMDMCIALRTAVVKDETLYIQAGGGVVYDSEPEAEWQETVNKSNALRAAAAEAARFVKRGNG comes from the coding sequence ATGGCCAAGCTGATCCCCGATTTCGCGGGTTTCCAGGCGGGCTACGACGCCGGCAAACCACAGATTGTCTACGCCCGGCTCGCCGCCGACCTCGACACGCCGGTCTCGCTGATGCTCAAGCTCGCCGGCGCGCGGCGCGACAGCTTCATGCTGGAGTCGGTCACGGGCGGCGAGGTGCGCGGACGGTATTCCGTCGTGGGGCTTAAACCCGACCTCGTCTGGCAATGCCGGGGCGACGGCAGCCGCATCAACCGTAATGCCCGGTTCGATGCGGACGCCTGGGAGGAGATGCCGGGCCACCCGCTTGACACGCTGCGCCAGGTGCTGGCCGAAAGCGCGATCGATATGCCAGACGACCTGCCGCCGATCGCGGCCGGGCTGTTCGGCTATCTCGGCTACGACATGATCCGGCTGGTCGAGCGCCTGCCGAACGTCAATCCCGATCCGCTCGCCCTCCCCGACGCGATGATGCTGCGTCCCTCGGTCGTGGCGGTTCTGGACGGGGTGAAAGGCGAAGTGACGATCGTCTCCCCTGCCCGGCCCGAATCGGGAGTTTCGGCCAAGGCCGCCTATGCTCAGGCCGCCGAACGGGTGATGGACGCACTGCGCGATCTCGACCGGGCGGTGCCCGCCGAGACAAGGGATTTCGGCGAGGCGGCCGAAGTGGGCGAGCCGGTGTCGAACTTCACCAAGGCGGCCTACATGGCGGCGGTGGAAAAGGCCAAGGACTACATCCGGGCCGGCGACATTTTCCAGGTGGTTCCCGCCCAGCGCTGGGCGCAGGGTTTCCCGCTGCCGCCTTTCGCGCTCTACCGCTCGCTCCGGCGCACCAACCCCTCGCCCTTCATGTTTTTCTTCAATTTCGGGGGCTTCCAGGTCGTGGGTGCATCCCCTGAAATCCTCGTGCGCCTGCGCGGGGGCGAGGTCACGATCCGCCCGATCGCCGGAACGCGGCCACGCGGACCGACGCCGGAAGAGGACCGCGCGCTGGAAGCCGATCTGCTGGCCGACCAGAAGGAACGCGCCGAACACCTCATGCTGCTGGACCTCGGCCGGAACGACGTGGGCCGGGTTGCCAAGATCGGCACGGTTCGCCCGACCGAGGAGTTTATCATCGAGCGATACAGCCACGTCATGCACATCGTCTCGAACGTGGTGGGCGAGATTTCCGACGATCACGACGCGCTTTCGGCGCTGCTCGCCGGGCTGCCCGCGGGTACGGTCTCGGGTGCGCCCAAGGTGCGAGCGATGGAGATCATCGACGAACTGGAACCCGAAAAGCGCGGCGTCTATGGCGGGGGCGTGGGCTATTTCGCCGCCGGCGGCGACATGGACATGTGCATCGCGCTGCGCACCGCCGTGGTGAAGGACGAGACGCTCTATATCCAGGCCGGCGGCGGCGTCGTCTATGACAGCGAGCCAGAGGCGGAGTGGCAGGAAACCGTAAACAAGTCGAATGCCCTGCGCGCCGCCGCCGCGGAGGCCGCGCGGTTCGTCAAACGCGGCAACGGCTGA
- a CDS encoding DEAD/DEAH box helicase, translating to MTTFADLGLDPKVLSAISDAGYNEPTPIQAGAIPPALEGRDVLGIAQTGTGKTAGFVLPMITLLGRGRARARMPRSLVLAPTRELAAQVAENFDTYAKKTKLSKALLIGGVSFKEQDALIDKGVDVLIATPGRLLDHFERGKLLLTGVQIMVVDEADRMLDMGFIPDIERIFQLTPFTRQTLFFSATMAPEIERVTNTFLSAPAKVEVARRATTAESIEQGVVEYTASRKDRQASEKRALLRALIDREGEGLKNAIVFCNRKTEVDVVAKSLKKHGYDAAPIHGDLDQSQRTRTLEAFRNGELRLLIASDVAARGLDIPAVSHVLNYDVPSHAEDYVHRIGRTGRAGRQGKALTICVPHDTKWLGAIEALVEKEIPRVESPLKAPPERERPRRGGGKEKTAGEKRTAPDTSIAAAPEPAPKEKGGRGKRGGKGRDEPVVGMGDHVPAFLTRSFKPKSETTEEPADG from the coding sequence ATGACCACATTCGCCGATCTGGGGCTGGACCCCAAGGTGCTTTCCGCCATTTCCGACGCGGGCTATAACGAGCCAACGCCCATCCAGGCCGGGGCCATTCCACCCGCGCTCGAGGGGCGCGACGTGCTGGGGATCGCCCAGACCGGCACGGGCAAGACCGCCGGTTTCGTTCTGCCCATGATCACGCTTCTGGGCCGTGGGCGGGCGCGGGCGCGCATGCCCCGCAGCTTGGTGCTGGCCCCCACGCGCGAACTTGCCGCGCAGGTGGCCGAGAACTTCGACACCTATGCTAAGAAGACCAAGCTATCCAAGGCGCTGTTGATCGGGGGCGTGTCGTTCAAGGAACAGGACGCGCTGATCGACAAGGGCGTGGACGTGCTGATCGCCACGCCCGGCCGCTTGCTGGACCATTTCGAGCGCGGCAAGCTGTTGCTGACGGGCGTGCAGATCATGGTGGTGGACGAGGCCGACCGGATGCTCGACATGGGGTTCATCCCCGATATCGAGCGCATCTTCCAGCTGACCCCCTTCACCCGGCAGACCCTGTTCTTCTCGGCCACCATGGCGCCCGAGATCGAGCGGGTGACCAACACCTTCCTCTCGGCGCCGGCCAAGGTCGAGGTCGCGCGCCGCGCGACCACCGCCGAAAGCATCGAACAGGGCGTGGTGGAATATACCGCCTCGCGCAAGGATCGCCAGGCCAGCGAAAAGCGGGCACTCCTGCGCGCGCTGATCGACCGCGAGGGCGAGGGTCTGAAGAACGCGATCGTCTTCTGCAACCGCAAGACCGAGGTGGATGTCGTCGCCAAGTCGCTGAAGAAGCACGGCTATGACGCGGCGCCGATCCATGGCGATCTCGACCAGTCGCAGCGGACCCGCACGCTGGAAGCCTTCCGCAACGGCGAGCTGCGCCTGCTGATCGCCTCGGACGTGGCCGCGCGCGGGCTCGACATTCCCGCGGTGAGCCACGTGCTCAATTACGACGTGCCCAGCCATGCCGAGGATTACGTGCACCGGATCGGCCGCACCGGCCGCGCCGGGCGGCAGGGCAAGGCGCTGACGATCTGTGTGCCCCACGACACCAAATGGCTCGGCGCGATCGAGGCGCTCGTTGAGAAAGAAATCCCCCGTGTCGAGAGCCCGCTGAAGGCGCCGCCTGAAAGGGAAAGGCCCCGGCGCGGTGGGGGCAAGGAAAAGACTGCCGGCGAGAAGCGCACGGCGCCCGACACTTCCATCGCAGCGGCGCCCGAACCGGCGCCGAAGGAGAAGGGCGGGCGCGGCAAGCGTGGCGGCAAGGGCCGGGACGAGCCTGTGGTCGGTATGGGCGATCACGTCCCCGCCTTCCTCACCCGGTCGTTCAAGCCGAAATCCGAGACCACCGAGGAACCGGCGGACGGGTAG